The following are encoded together in the Thunnus maccoyii chromosome 18, fThuMac1.1, whole genome shotgun sequence genome:
- the wu:fb95e10 gene encoding cell surface glycoprotein 1, whose product MKPDGVATAALDPMETLESNPVNEAAPGAGQEPNQAGSPAEEEMAQQPAAEMDQVEPQPEQAKETPAAKTSNKTSEDAKAKTTNKATAKTKPGTATSTKTTSGSRPNTSQSRLSNGVSKPQTNGVAKKTTPAADKKSTTTSAPSKKPTGTAGAPASRTAAKVGEKKASTATNGAKSTTTATKKTTTANDVKTSTAAAKKPPASKPASATPTKPSSTASPKPPVSKTTRPATGTAATSRPATGSTRPPTSTATKSSTATAKPATPKTSTTARPAASKPTSTTPSGGKAPASQTSRNTTPVKKDVTKPATTAAKKPESPLTRPSSTMKSAKPETPKSASKSDVTAKKPTATKAADTKTPNRSKESKPTPSKDVSKTPVSKTAATKNSSPKKTVGSSTPTPVKRGPKAATLAEPQKEIAAAVAAAAAIATAAATIARPDEPEPPVEAAVEPSAAAEPMSSQTEPTLLTVQEKTPEHPTPEPVPAPVSESLQEPTPEPIREPTPEPVREPTPEPIRVPTPEPVREPTPEPIREPTPEPIREPTPEPVREPTPELIREPTPEPVREPTPELVRETSPVPPAEPLFQPSEEPELGAGAVHEPLSNVQLDLYKFDESANDSGPSLGTTVMSPPCSPPGPVSPVREPQNASSLLDMHFQSDPWDRNQPLASSDIAPQSPVSMLSFQTEEGKENKEQVEAQETREEEEEEEEDEKENLFMPSPKAPSAEAFNMIAQPHLLGTSPMDDFTSRDMFSPHEKEEAVEKADEEINEDVDEDEEDEDEEQRRLGHQPSSIVTDMSTSQPSEEFQVRSSTFGGSAGWHGDDLLSGMDSEDVSSCTSSQQQGVSDLSSTQHTAILEGTQSSDALVDSSFRGSEGDGNIMGSPNVETLANEEEEDDDEDERVDDMDLSSERVEEHHKVFQQQEHDEEEEDEDVEMHSEGVTESCGNVDEDDFNEEERLDNLNRSGPPPCVPPASSWGQTNPFSDTWAQPASLVTMSSPSPISDHGAAESETPTQSPAQPCWDSSAPSLAPQSDQEPQQHPSAHEQMKGSAPEEAHALLAPSAVGMSQSSTLSGTALVAHSSSETSTPEELRDYDSSSGVESHSDKQQTPVPASVQPDMEQDLGIHLEKGDGEEEEAETLPADEVLGTGPPTAPASAPSSPSTSGDEASDTEGEMQINDPDAPMMMDESAGFESPTPTCNLPALDEDEEAGDTPAGEGEEDGGGATPQSANSVASYGFDCTTSNSNAHSMAESCGKSPGIFSLENEEQLPEEAKDPSLIKELTLPSAAAAARAEDLLGRPVDLMPLGLPGDKQPSLDDHHYMLGGRFAADQLEEVDPLEPSHHLGAQESGESGDSQPPYYSTICDKTDSFLADLLR is encoded by the exons ATGAAGCCGGATGGGGTTGCCACGGCAGCACTGGACCCAATGGAAACATTGGAATCCAATCCAGTAAACGAGGCAGCACCAGGCGCGGGACAGGAGCCCAACCAGGCAGGCAGCCCAGCGGAGGAGGAGATGGCACAGCAGCCTGCAGCAGAGATGGACCAGGTGGAACCCCAGCCAGAACAGGCCAAGGAGACCCCAGCTGCCAAGACCAGCAACAAGACCTCAGAAGACGCCAAAGCCAAGACTACCAACAAGGCCACGGCCAAGACAAAACCTGGAACCGCCACCTCAACCAAGACCACATCTGGCTCACGGCCCAACACATCCCAGAGTCGCCTCTCAAACGGCGTGTCCAAGCCCCAGACCAACGGAGTGGCTAAGAAGACCACACCTGCTGCGGACAAAAAGAGCACCACGACCTCAGCGCCCTCCAAAAAACCAACAGGGACAGCTGGAGCCCCAGCCTCCAGGACCGCCGCCAAAGTGGGTGAGAAGAAAGCTTCCACTGCCACCAATGGTGCAAAGTCAACGACCACAGCAACCAAGAAGACAACTACAGCTAATGATGTCAAAACCAGCACTGCAGCTGCTAAAAAGCCCCCAG CCTCCAAACCTGCCTCTGCAACTCCCACCAAGCCCAGCTCTACTGCCTCACCCAAGCCCCCTGTTTCCAAGACAACCAG gccTGCAACTGGCACAGCAGCAACATCCCGTCCTGCCACAGGCTCAACCCGGCCACCCACCAGCACAGCAACCAAGAGCTCCACAGCTACAGCCAAACCTGCCACCCCTAAAACCTCCACCACTGCCAGGCCTGCTGCCTCCAAACCAACCTCCACTACCCCCTCTGGTGGCAAAGCTCCAGCATCACAAACATCCAGAAACACCACTCCTGtcaaaaaag ATGTTACCAAACCGGCCACCACAGCTGCCAAAAAGCCTGAGTCTCCTCTTACCCGCCCATCCTCTACAATGAAGTCCGCAAAGCCAGAGACCCCCAAATCAGCTTCAAAATCAGATGTCACAGCCAAAAAGCCTACTGCTACTAAGGctgcagacacaaagacacCCAACCGCTCCAAAGAGAGTAAACCCACACCTTCCAAGGATGTTTCCAAGACTCCTGTCTCCAAAACGGCTGCAACCAAGAACTCCAGCCCCAAGAAAACTGTGGGCAGCAGCACCCCTACTCCTGTTAAACGTGGCCCCAAAGCTGCAACACTTGCTGAACCTCAAAAGGAaattgctgctgctgtagctgcCGCTGCAGCTATTGCTACTGCAGCAGCCACCATTGCCAGGCCAGATGAGCCAGAACCTCCTGTAGAAGCAGCTGTGGAACCATCTGCTGCAGCAGAACCAATGTCCAGCCAGACCGAACCAACTCTTCTAACAGTGCAAGAAAAAACTCCAGAACACCCCACACCAGAACCAGTACCTGCACCTGTGTCAGAGTCACTGCAAGAACCAACACCCGAACCCATACGTGAACCAACACCAGAACCCGTGCGAGAACCAACACCCGAACCCATTCGAGTACCAACACCAGAGCCCGTACGAGAACCAACACCCGAACCCATTAGAGAACCAACACCAGAACCCATCAGAGAACCAACACCAGAACCCGTACGAGAACCAACACCCGAACTCATTAGAGAACCAACACCAGAACCCGTGCGAGAACCAACACCAGAACTTGTACGCGAAACATCTCCTGTGCCCCCCGCAGAACCACTGTTTCAGCCATCAGAAGAGCCAGAACTGGGAGCTGGGGCAGTCCATGAGCCCCTTTCCAATGTTCAGCTGGACCTTTACAAATTTGATGAGTCTGCCAACGACTCAGGGCCTTCCTTGGGAACTACTGTCATGTCTCCTCCCTGTTCCCCACCTGGCCCCGTCTCTCCTGTCAGAGAGCCACAGAATGCCTCTTCTCTGCTTGACATGCATTTCCAGTCTGATCCCTGGGACAGGAACCAGCCCCTAGCTTCGTCTGACATTGCTCCCCAGAGCCCAGTCAGTATGCTGAGCTTCCAGACAGAAGAGGGAAAGGAGAATAAAGAACAGGTTGAGGCACAGGAGAcaagggaggaggaagaggaggaggaggaagatgagaaaGAGAACTTGTTTATGCCTAGCCCCAAAGCTCCATCCGCAGAGGCCTTCAATATGATTGCACAGCCTCACTTGTTGGGTACTTCACCCATGGATGATTTCACCTCCAGGGACATGTTCTCCCCTCATGAAAAGGAGGAGGCTGTGGAAAAGGCTGATGAAGAGATCAATGAGGATGTcgatgaggatgaggaagatgaagacGAGGAACAGAGGAGACTCGGCCATCAGCCTTCATCCATTGTCACTGACATGAGCACGTCTCAGCCCTCTGAGGAGTTCCAAGTCCGGTCCTCCACCTTCGGTGGCTCAGCAGGCTGGCACGGTGACGACTTGCTGTCTGGAATGGACTCTGAGGATGTGAGCAGCTGCACCAGCAGTCAGCAGCAGGGGGTTTCTGACCTCAGCAGCACCCAACACACTGCAATACTGGAAGGCACCCAAAGCTCAGACGCTCTGGTTGACTCAAGCTTCCGTGGCTCTGAGGGAGATGGTAATATCATGGGTTCTCCCAACGTAGAAACCCTGGccaatgaggaagaggaagacgaTGATGAAGACGAGCGAGTGGATGATATGGACTTGAGTTCGGAGAGAGTAGAGGAGCATCACAAGGTGTTCCAGCAGCAGGAAcatgatgaagaagaggaggatgaagatgtaGAGATGCACAGTGAAGGAGTGACAGAGAGCTGTGGAAATGTAGATGAAGATGACTTCAATGAGGAGGAGCGTTTAGACAACCTCAATCGCTCTGGTCCTCCGCCTTGCGTCCCCCCTGCCTCTTCCTGGGGCCAGACCAACCCCTTCTCTGATACCTGGGCTCAGCCAGCCTCACTGGTCACCATGTCCTCCCCCAGCCCCATCTCTGACCATGGCGCAGCTGAATCTGAAACTCCAACCCAGTCTCCTGCCCAGCCATGTTGGGACAGCAGCGCCCCTTCCCTGGCTCCTCAGTCAGATCAAGAGCCCCAGCAGCATCCGTCAGCCCACGAGCAGATGAAGGGCTCGGCCCCTGAGGAAGCTCACGCACTACTTGCTCCTTCAGCTGTAGGCATGTCCCAGTCCAGCACTCTGAGTGGCACAGCTCTGGTTGCCCACAGCAGTAGCGAGACAAGCACACCAGAGGAGCTCCGTGACTATGACAGCAGCTCTGGGGTGGAATCCCATTctgacaaacagcagacacCAGTACCGGCTTCAGTCCAGCCTGACATGGAGCAGGACCTGGGTATTCACTTGGAGAAAGGcgatggagaagaggaagaggctgAGACTCTCCCAGCTGATGAGGTCCTAGGAACAGGACCTCCAACTGCTCCAGCGTCCGCCCCATCTTCCCCCTCCACCTCCGGAGACGAGGCCAGTGACACAGAGGGTGAGATGCAGATAAACGACCCTGATGCACCGATGATGATGGATGAGAGTGCTGGATTTGAAAGCCCTACTCCCACCTGCAACTTGCCTGCTcttgatgaggatgaggaggcgGGAGACACACCAGCTGGAGAGGGTGAAGAGGACGGAGGTGGGGCCACCCCTCAGTCAGCCAACTCTGTGGCATCATATGGCTTTGACTGCACCACATCCAACTCCAATGCGCACTCCATGGCCGAGAGCTGCGGAAAGAGTCCAGGAATCTTCTCCCTGGAGAACGAGGAACAGCTGCCAGAGGAGGCCAAGGACCCCTCCCTCATCAAGGAGTTGACCCTGCCATCAGCTGCTGCCGCTGCCCGGGCAGAGGACCTGCTGGGTAGACCCGTGGACCTGATGCCTTTGGGCCTGCCGGGAGACAAGCAGCCCAGTCTAGATGACCACCACTACATGCTGGGGGGAAGGTTTGCAGCAGACCAACTGGAGGAGGTTGATCCTTTGGAGCCCAGTCACCACCTTGGGGCCCAGGAATCTGGAGAGTCCGGCGACAGCCAGCCACCCTACTACTCTACCATATGTGATAAGACTGATAGTTTTCTGGCAG ATTTGTTGAGGTAG
- the LOC121883867 gene encoding putative uncharacterized protein DDB_G0271606: MDAPSDLDCVTGDEKRDEMDEDQKLQTHLQEDNQNQNHTTTVPIANGHYLALVPGNRRPIDPTLAAHFAKIAPPPPLIETNTDSRTGGEQLRRLEQHQEKLREMQHRQEQERQKRQWLEEERLRLEQQKQLEKQRRELLQLQLQQQQQEHRQRRQVMQWQLELEQQYRMQQKQIQQQQQLRRSPTGVMLSPSSGLCTIYEAMETSDEEEEARGEQNRNTQVLGRRVPSSPSVTQDFQRQLRPVPPQDLEWNKKVDMVQQLINQTLMLSGDGGCPPLLLLPVGTGGTLSPLESSMWPNMLPQFSPPAATVTSVSSYSPDSRGSSPPGDWTVVEVETQH; this comes from the coding sequence ATGGATGCACCAAGTGATCTTGACTGTGTCACAGGAGACGAGAAGAGAGATGAAATGGATGAAGATCAGAAGCTGCAAACACACTTACAGGAAGacaaccagaaccagaaccacaCCACCACTGTTCCTATAGCCAATGGCCACTATCTGGCATTGGTCCCAGGCAACAGGAGGCCAATTGACCCTACACTTGCAGCACATTTTGCCAAGATCGCACCCCCTCCACCTTTGATAGAGACCAACACTGACAGTCGCACAGGTGGAGAACAGTTGAGAAGGCTGGAGCAACACCAGGAAAAGCTGAGAGAGATGCAGCACCGTCAAGAACAGGAGAGGCAGAAGAGGCAGTGGCTGGAGGAGGAACGGCTAAGGCTGgagcagcagaagcagctgGAGAAGCAGCGGAGGGAgctcctccagctgcagctgcagcagcagcagcaggagcaccGGCAGCGCAGGCAGGTTATGCAGTGGCAGCTCGAGCTGGAGCAGCAGTACCGGATGCAGCAAAAACAgatccaacagcagcagcagttgagGAGGAGCCCAACCGGAGTCATGCTCTCGCCATCCTCAGGGCTCTGCACCATCTATGAAGCCATGGAAACcagtgatgaggaggaagaggccaGAGGAGAGCAGAACAGGAACACACAGGTTCTAGGGAGGAGGGTGCCATCTTCCCCGAGTGTGACACAGGATTTCCAGAGGCAGCTGCGTCCAGTGCCTCCTCAGGACCTGGAGTGGAACAAGAAGGTGGACATGGTGCAGCAGCTCATCAATCAGACCCTGATGTTGTCTGGAGATGGAGGctgccctcctctcctcctcctccctgtggGGACAGGGGGCACCTTAAGCCCCTTGGAGAGTAGCATGTGGCCCAACATGCTGCCCCAGTTCAGCCCTCCTGCTGCTACAGTCACCTCCGTCAGCAGCTACTCCCCAGACAGCCGGGGCAGCTCCCCTCCTGGAGACTGGActgtggtggaggtggagaccCAGCACTGA